Proteins found in one Hevea brasiliensis isolate MT/VB/25A 57/8 chromosome 18, ASM3005281v1, whole genome shotgun sequence genomic segment:
- the LOC110635112 gene encoding uncharacterized protein LOC110635112 isoform X2, with translation MELSNHFISFKNSPIQFSKPFRFNTLKPLFSLPTSPDSPLPRLSLYRSLQSETLKALEWSSLCERLSVFTSTSMGYSVTQNAAIPIGKSLQESRKLLDQTAAALAVTQSGTLDFSGIEDISGIVNSAVSGNLLTVSELCAVRRTLRAARALFEGLKDSGDCSERYMHLLEILQGCNLQIELEQKIGFCIDCNLSIILDRASEELEIIRSERKKNMENLDTLLKGISAQIFQAGGIDKPLITKRRSRLCIGVRATHKYLIPNGVILDVSGSGATYFMEPGDAVELNNFEVMLSNSEKAEEIAILSLLTSEIAESEGDIKYLLDGILELDLAFARAAYAQQMNGVHPILTSEDCEGGPSNRVNYALSIDIEGIQHPLLLGSSQRSLSEVFGSNSEKSAELDDGDSVMATESLSKRASEFPVPINIKVECGTRVVVISGPNTGGKTASMKTLGIASLMSKAGLFLPANNTPRIPWFDLVLADIGDHQSLEQNLSTFSGHISRICTILEVASKESLVLIDEICSGTDPSEGVALSTSILQYLRDRVNLAVVTTHYADLSLLKDKDTRFLNAAMEFSLETLQPTYQILWGSTGDSNALSIAKSLGFDSHMIERAQKWVEKLMPEKQQQRKGLLYQSLMEEKNRLEAQATKAASLHSEIMRLYHEIQHEAEDLDRRVIALLKKETKQVQQELKATKSQIEIVVRDFENLLRKATPDQFNSLIKKSESAIASIVEAHCPSDGLHVNEVDVSSYTPQYGEQVYVKRLGSKIATVVEAPGNDETILVQYGKIRVRVKKSDIRAIQGNERSDATNVVPRLKRQGQQIHPEVNQNEEVSYGPKVQTSKNTVDLRGMRVEEAAFHLEMALSAREPGSVIFVVHGMGTGALKQRALEILGKHPRVAKYEPESPMNFGCTVAYIN, from the exons ATGGAACTCTCCAATCATTTCATCTCCTTTAAAAATTCTCCAATTCAATTCTCCAAACCCTTCAGATTCAATACTCTAAAACCCCTCTTTTCTCTCCCCACCTCGCCCGATTCACCCTTACCTCGTCTCTCTCTGTATCGTTCTCTGCAATCAGAAACTCTGAAAGCCCTAGAATGGAGCTCTCTTTGCGAGCGTCTCTCTGTCTTTACGTCAACCTCAATGGGCTATTCAGTAACTCAAAACGCAGCCATTCCCATCGGGAAAAGCCTTCAGGAGAGCCGTAAGTTACTCGACCAGACCGCTGCGGCATTGGCCGTAACGCAATCTGGGACGTTGGACTTTTCGGGGATCGAAGACATATCAGGGATTGTGAATTCTGCGGTTTCCGGAAACTTGCTTACGGTTAGTGAGCTCTGTGCGGTGAGGCGGACGCTGAGAGCTGCAAGGGCCTTGTTTGAGGGGTTAAAGGACAGCGGAGATTGCTCGGAGAG GTATATGCACCTGCTTGAAATACTCCAGGGTTGCAATTTACAAATAGAGTTGGAGCAGAAGATAGGATTTTGCATAGACTGTAATCTCTCAATAATCCTTGATAGAGCTAGTGAAGAATTGGAAATCATTCGGTCTGAAAGGAAGAAGAACATGGAAAATCTGGATACTTTGTTGAAGGGAATATCAGCACAGATTTTCCAGGCTGGGGGTATtgacaaacctttgataactaagCGCCGTTCTAGGTTGTGCATAGGAGTTAGGGCTACCCACAAATATTTGATTCCTAATGGTGTGATTCTCGATGTTAGTGGTTCTGGTGCTACTTATTTTATGGAGCCTGGTGATGCAGTGGAATTGAATAACTTTGAGGTCATGCTCTCAAACTCTGAGAAAGCCGAAGAAATAGCCATTTTAAGCTTGCTTACATCTGAAATAGCAGAATCAGAGGGGGACATAAAATATTTATTGGATGGAATTCTAGAACTTGATCTTGCTTTTGCTAGGGCTGCTTATGCTCAACAGATGAATGGGGTCCATCCAATTTTGACTTCAGAAGATTGTGAAGGTGGACCTTCCAATAGAGTAAATTATGCACTATCAATAGATATTGAAGGTATACAACATCCATTACTTCTTGGATCATCTCAAAGAAGTTTGTCTGAAGTCTTTGGGTCCAACTCCGAGAAATCAGCTGAATTGGATGATGGAGACAGTGTAATGGCTACTGAAAGCCTGTCCAAAAGAGCATCTGAATTTCCTGTGCCAATAAACATTAAAGTGGAATGTGGAACCAGAGTGGTTGTAATTTCAGGACCTAACACTGGAGGAAAAACTGCATCTATGAAAACTCTAGGTATAGCATCTCTTATGTCAAAAGCTGGCTTATTTTTGCCTGCTAATAACACCCCAAGGATTCCGTGGTTTGATCTTGTTCTAGCAGATATTGGGGACCACCAG TCACTGGAACAAAATCTCTCAACATTTAGTGGGCACATATCACGCATTTGTACGATCTTGGAAGTGGCCTCAAAAGAATCACTTGTCCTTATTGACGAAATTTGTAGTGGAACTGATCCTTCTGAAGGGGTAGCGCTTTCAACCAGCATCTTACAATATCTTCGAGATCGTGTTAACTTAGCTGTTGTGACAACTCATTATGCCGATTTAAGTCTCCTAAAAGATAAGGATACTCGATTTCTGAATGCAGCCATGGAATTTTCTCTTGAAACCTTACAACCTACCTATCAGATCCTCTGGGGGAGCACTGGTGATTCAAATGCTTTAAGCATTGCTAAATCACTTGGTTTTGATAGTCATATGATTGAACGTGCACAAAAGTGGGTGGAGAAGTTAATGCCTGAAAAGCAGCAGCAGCGGAAAGGTTTGCTGTACCAATCTCTAATGGAGGAAAAAAACAGATTGGAAGCTCAGGCCACTAAAGCTGCATCTCTTCATTCAGAAATAATGAGGCTCTACCATGAG ATTCAGCATGAGGCAGAGGATCTTGACAGGCGTGTGATAGCACTCTTGAAAAAAGAAACCAAACAAGTCCAACAGGAGCTAAAGGCCACAAAGTCTCAAATAGAAATTGTAGTTCGTGACTTTGAAAATCTCCTTAGAAAAGCCACTCCAGATCAGTTTAATTCTCTGATTAAGAAGTCAGAATCAGCAATTGCATCCATTGTTGAAGCTCATTGTCCATCTGATGGTCTCCATGTTAATGAAGTAGATGTTAGTTCATACACTCCACAATACGGAGAGCAAGTCTATGTGAAGCGACTGGGAAGTAAGATAGCTACTGTAGTTGAAGCACCAGGAAATGATGAGACAATCTTAGTCCAATATGGTAAAATCAGAGTTCGTGTGAAGAAAAGTGATATTAGAGCCATTCAAGGTAATGAAAGGAGTGATGCAACAAATGTGGTCCCACGATTAAAGCGGCAG GGTCAGCAGATTCATCCTGAGGTCAACCAGAATGAGGAGGTTTCCTATGGCCCTAAGGTACAGACATCAAAGAATACTGTGGATCTACGTGGTATGCGAGTGGAAGAAGCTGCTTTCCACCTCGAAATGGCATTATCTGCAAGGGAGCCAGGTTCGGTTATCTTTGTTGTACATGGTATGGGCACCGGTGCTTTGAAGCAGCGTGCACTGGAGATATTAGGAAAGCATCCACGCGTGGCCAAGTATGAACCTGAAAGTCCAATGAATTTTGGTTGTACAGTTGCttatataaattaa
- the LOC131175909 gene encoding uncharacterized protein LOC131175909 has product MAALKLIYVVFLIILRFGFGSCRILTDEKDQGTFEPNNPGFQAGLGGTWEGIPFLGIGPGAGFLGIGNGQDFGNYARDGKGGFVHVNGGSWIPFFTIPGFTTGSGKGAIGEGSFGDGGGGGGSGWFEGGNSGPSGCSCDSTRSGGGGCGSISSGGRYPTPSNPSGSPATCRPMNCPNDSVSYCEGYRIYFDSSAPYWCQVPGIGTLPF; this is encoded by the coding sequence ATGGCAGCGCTGAAATTGATTTACGTGGTCTTCTTGATTATACTTAGGTTTGGATTCGGTTCTTGTAGAATCCTCACTGATGAAAAGGATCAAGGAACTTTTGAACCTAACAATCCAGGCTTCCAAGCAGGACTTGGAGGAACATGGGAAGGTATTCCCTTTCTAGGCATCGGACCAGGTGCTGGCTTCCTTGGTATTGGTAATGGTCAGGATTTTGGTAATTATGCAAGAGATGGGAAAGGCGGTTTTGTTCATGTCAATGGTGGTAGCTGGATTCCGTTTTTTACCATTCCAGGATTCACTACTGGTAGTGGTAAAGGTGCTATTGGAGAAGGTTCTTTTGGTGATGGTGGTGGAGGAGGCGGCAGCGGATGGTTTGAAGGTGGTAATAGTGGGCCTAGTGGTTGCAGTTGTGACTCTACCAGGagtggtggaggtggctgtggaagCATCTCCAGTGGAGGCAGATATCCCACCCCTTCAAATCCTTCAGGTTCGCCTGCTACTTGCAGGCCAATGAATTGTCCAAATGATAGCGTTAGCTATTGTGAGGGATATAGGATATACTTTGACAGCAGCGCTCCCTACTGGTGTCAAGTACCAGGGATCGGTACTCTCCCCTTTTGA
- the LOC110635130 gene encoding uncharacterized protein LOC110635130, translating to MIPQQWAQPCGSQCTHKYAALIRIPWRVFCKKGCGADGETWEECLGECDDICYKDPVLKDQQWSAYIDRSPGAASYSEECFHACVAGCGHKFEIEEEKVDQVRPNRPCKPSPWVKPAPVQKPPPLTTKPGEPTEDIPCTSA from the exons ATGATACCCCAGCAATGGGCTCAACCTTGTGGCAGTCAATGCACCCACAAATATGCCGCTCTCATACGGATTCCAT GGAGAGTGTTTTGCAAGAAGGGATGTGGTGCAGATGGAGAAACATGGGAAGAAT GTTTGGGAGAGTGTGATGACATATGCTATAAGGACCCTGTATTGAAGGATCAGCAGTGGAGTGCTTACATTGATCGATCTCCTGGAGCTGCAAGTTATTCTGAG GAATGCTTCCATGCCTGTGTAGCCGGTTGTGGTCACAAG tttgaaattgaagaggagaaagTTGATCAGGTGCGTCCAAACAGGCCATGTAAGCCTTCCCCTTGGGTGAAGCCGGCCCCTGTTCAGAAGCCTCCTCCACTAACTACTAAGCCTGGTGAACCTACTGAAGACATACCTTGCACTTCTGCATAG
- the LOC110635112 gene encoding uncharacterized protein LOC110635112 isoform X1: MELSNHFISFKNSPIQFSKPFRFNTLKPLFSLPTSPDSPLPRLSLYRSLQSETLKALEWSSLCERLSVFTSTSMGYSVTQNAAIPIGKSLQESRKLLDQTAAALAVTQSGTLDFSGIEDISGIVNSAVSGNLLTVSELCAVRRTLRAARALFEGLKDSGDCSERYMHLLEILQGCNLQIELEQKIGFCIDCNLSIILDRASEELEIIRSERKKNMENLDTLLKGISAQIFQAGGIDKPLITKRRSRLCIGVRATHKYLIPNGVILDVSGSGATYFMEPGDAVELNNFEVMLSNSEKAEEIAILSLLTSEIAESEGDIKYLLDGILELDLAFARAAYAQQMNGVHPILTSEDCEGGPSNRVNYALSIDIEGIQHPLLLGSSQRSLSEVFGSNSEKSAELDDGDSVMATESLSKRASEFPVPINIKVECGTRVVVISGPNTGGKTASMKTLGIASLMSKAGLFLPANNTPRIPWFDLVLADIGDHQSLEQNLSTFSGHISRICTILEVASKESLVLIDEICSGTDPSEGVALSTSILQYLRDRVNLAVVTTHYADLSLLKDKDTRFLNAAMEFSLETLQPTYQILWGSTGDSNALSIAKSLGFDSHMIERAQKWVEKLMPEKQQQRKGLLYQSLMEEKNRLEAQATKAASLHSEIMRLYHEHEAEDLDRRVIALLKKETKQVQQELKATKSQIEIVVRDFENLLRKATPDQFNSLIKKSESAIASIVEAHCPSDGLHVNEVDVSSYTPQYGEQVYVKRLGSKIATVVEAPGNDETILVQYGKIRVRVKKSDIRAIQGNERSDATNVVPRLKRQGQQIHPEVNQNEEVSYGPKVQTSKNTVDLRGMRVEEAAFHLEMALSAREPGSVIFVVHGMGTGALKQRALEILGKHPRVAKYEPESPMNFGCTVAYIN, encoded by the exons ATGGAACTCTCCAATCATTTCATCTCCTTTAAAAATTCTCCAATTCAATTCTCCAAACCCTTCAGATTCAATACTCTAAAACCCCTCTTTTCTCTCCCCACCTCGCCCGATTCACCCTTACCTCGTCTCTCTCTGTATCGTTCTCTGCAATCAGAAACTCTGAAAGCCCTAGAATGGAGCTCTCTTTGCGAGCGTCTCTCTGTCTTTACGTCAACCTCAATGGGCTATTCAGTAACTCAAAACGCAGCCATTCCCATCGGGAAAAGCCTTCAGGAGAGCCGTAAGTTACTCGACCAGACCGCTGCGGCATTGGCCGTAACGCAATCTGGGACGTTGGACTTTTCGGGGATCGAAGACATATCAGGGATTGTGAATTCTGCGGTTTCCGGAAACTTGCTTACGGTTAGTGAGCTCTGTGCGGTGAGGCGGACGCTGAGAGCTGCAAGGGCCTTGTTTGAGGGGTTAAAGGACAGCGGAGATTGCTCGGAGAG GTATATGCACCTGCTTGAAATACTCCAGGGTTGCAATTTACAAATAGAGTTGGAGCAGAAGATAGGATTTTGCATAGACTGTAATCTCTCAATAATCCTTGATAGAGCTAGTGAAGAATTGGAAATCATTCGGTCTGAAAGGAAGAAGAACATGGAAAATCTGGATACTTTGTTGAAGGGAATATCAGCACAGATTTTCCAGGCTGGGGGTATtgacaaacctttgataactaagCGCCGTTCTAGGTTGTGCATAGGAGTTAGGGCTACCCACAAATATTTGATTCCTAATGGTGTGATTCTCGATGTTAGTGGTTCTGGTGCTACTTATTTTATGGAGCCTGGTGATGCAGTGGAATTGAATAACTTTGAGGTCATGCTCTCAAACTCTGAGAAAGCCGAAGAAATAGCCATTTTAAGCTTGCTTACATCTGAAATAGCAGAATCAGAGGGGGACATAAAATATTTATTGGATGGAATTCTAGAACTTGATCTTGCTTTTGCTAGGGCTGCTTATGCTCAACAGATGAATGGGGTCCATCCAATTTTGACTTCAGAAGATTGTGAAGGTGGACCTTCCAATAGAGTAAATTATGCACTATCAATAGATATTGAAGGTATACAACATCCATTACTTCTTGGATCATCTCAAAGAAGTTTGTCTGAAGTCTTTGGGTCCAACTCCGAGAAATCAGCTGAATTGGATGATGGAGACAGTGTAATGGCTACTGAAAGCCTGTCCAAAAGAGCATCTGAATTTCCTGTGCCAATAAACATTAAAGTGGAATGTGGAACCAGAGTGGTTGTAATTTCAGGACCTAACACTGGAGGAAAAACTGCATCTATGAAAACTCTAGGTATAGCATCTCTTATGTCAAAAGCTGGCTTATTTTTGCCTGCTAATAACACCCCAAGGATTCCGTGGTTTGATCTTGTTCTAGCAGATATTGGGGACCACCAG TCACTGGAACAAAATCTCTCAACATTTAGTGGGCACATATCACGCATTTGTACGATCTTGGAAGTGGCCTCAAAAGAATCACTTGTCCTTATTGACGAAATTTGTAGTGGAACTGATCCTTCTGAAGGGGTAGCGCTTTCAACCAGCATCTTACAATATCTTCGAGATCGTGTTAACTTAGCTGTTGTGACAACTCATTATGCCGATTTAAGTCTCCTAAAAGATAAGGATACTCGATTTCTGAATGCAGCCATGGAATTTTCTCTTGAAACCTTACAACCTACCTATCAGATCCTCTGGGGGAGCACTGGTGATTCAAATGCTTTAAGCATTGCTAAATCACTTGGTTTTGATAGTCATATGATTGAACGTGCACAAAAGTGGGTGGAGAAGTTAATGCCTGAAAAGCAGCAGCAGCGGAAAGGTTTGCTGTACCAATCTCTAATGGAGGAAAAAAACAGATTGGAAGCTCAGGCCACTAAAGCTGCATCTCTTCATTCAGAAATAATGAGGCTCTACCATGAG CATGAGGCAGAGGATCTTGACAGGCGTGTGATAGCACTCTTGAAAAAAGAAACCAAACAAGTCCAACAGGAGCTAAAGGCCACAAAGTCTCAAATAGAAATTGTAGTTCGTGACTTTGAAAATCTCCTTAGAAAAGCCACTCCAGATCAGTTTAATTCTCTGATTAAGAAGTCAGAATCAGCAATTGCATCCATTGTTGAAGCTCATTGTCCATCTGATGGTCTCCATGTTAATGAAGTAGATGTTAGTTCATACACTCCACAATACGGAGAGCAAGTCTATGTGAAGCGACTGGGAAGTAAGATAGCTACTGTAGTTGAAGCACCAGGAAATGATGAGACAATCTTAGTCCAATATGGTAAAATCAGAGTTCGTGTGAAGAAAAGTGATATTAGAGCCATTCAAGGTAATGAAAGGAGTGATGCAACAAATGTGGTCCCACGATTAAAGCGGCAG GGTCAGCAGATTCATCCTGAGGTCAACCAGAATGAGGAGGTTTCCTATGGCCCTAAGGTACAGACATCAAAGAATACTGTGGATCTACGTGGTATGCGAGTGGAAGAAGCTGCTTTCCACCTCGAAATGGCATTATCTGCAAGGGAGCCAGGTTCGGTTATCTTTGTTGTACATGGTATGGGCACCGGTGCTTTGAAGCAGCGTGCACTGGAGATATTAGGAAAGCATCCACGCGTGGCCAAGTATGAACCTGAAAGTCCAATGAATTTTGGTTGTACAGTTGCttatataaattaa
- the LOC110635112 gene encoding uncharacterized protein LOC110635112 isoform X3 codes for MHLLEILQGCNLQIELEQKIGFCIDCNLSIILDRASEELEIIRSERKKNMENLDTLLKGISAQIFQAGGIDKPLITKRRSRLCIGVRATHKYLIPNGVILDVSGSGATYFMEPGDAVELNNFEVMLSNSEKAEEIAILSLLTSEIAESEGDIKYLLDGILELDLAFARAAYAQQMNGVHPILTSEDCEGGPSNRVNYALSIDIEGIQHPLLLGSSQRSLSEVFGSNSEKSAELDDGDSVMATESLSKRASEFPVPINIKVECGTRVVVISGPNTGGKTASMKTLGIASLMSKAGLFLPANNTPRIPWFDLVLADIGDHQSLEQNLSTFSGHISRICTILEVASKESLVLIDEICSGTDPSEGVALSTSILQYLRDRVNLAVVTTHYADLSLLKDKDTRFLNAAMEFSLETLQPTYQILWGSTGDSNALSIAKSLGFDSHMIERAQKWVEKLMPEKQQQRKGLLYQSLMEEKNRLEAQATKAASLHSEIMRLYHEIQHEAEDLDRRVIALLKKETKQVQQELKATKSQIEIVVRDFENLLRKATPDQFNSLIKKSESAIASIVEAHCPSDGLHVNEVDVSSYTPQYGEQVYVKRLGSKIATVVEAPGNDETILVQYGKIRVRVKKSDIRAIQGNERSDATNVVPRLKRQGQQIHPEVNQNEEVSYGPKVQTSKNTVDLRGMRVEEAAFHLEMALSAREPGSVIFVVHGMGTGALKQRALEILGKHPRVAKYEPESPMNFGCTVAYIN; via the exons ATGCACCTGCTTGAAATACTCCAGGGTTGCAATTTACAAATAGAGTTGGAGCAGAAGATAGGATTTTGCATAGACTGTAATCTCTCAATAATCCTTGATAGAGCTAGTGAAGAATTGGAAATCATTCGGTCTGAAAGGAAGAAGAACATGGAAAATCTGGATACTTTGTTGAAGGGAATATCAGCACAGATTTTCCAGGCTGGGGGTATtgacaaacctttgataactaagCGCCGTTCTAGGTTGTGCATAGGAGTTAGGGCTACCCACAAATATTTGATTCCTAATGGTGTGATTCTCGATGTTAGTGGTTCTGGTGCTACTTATTTTATGGAGCCTGGTGATGCAGTGGAATTGAATAACTTTGAGGTCATGCTCTCAAACTCTGAGAAAGCCGAAGAAATAGCCATTTTAAGCTTGCTTACATCTGAAATAGCAGAATCAGAGGGGGACATAAAATATTTATTGGATGGAATTCTAGAACTTGATCTTGCTTTTGCTAGGGCTGCTTATGCTCAACAGATGAATGGGGTCCATCCAATTTTGACTTCAGAAGATTGTGAAGGTGGACCTTCCAATAGAGTAAATTATGCACTATCAATAGATATTGAAGGTATACAACATCCATTACTTCTTGGATCATCTCAAAGAAGTTTGTCTGAAGTCTTTGGGTCCAACTCCGAGAAATCAGCTGAATTGGATGATGGAGACAGTGTAATGGCTACTGAAAGCCTGTCCAAAAGAGCATCTGAATTTCCTGTGCCAATAAACATTAAAGTGGAATGTGGAACCAGAGTGGTTGTAATTTCAGGACCTAACACTGGAGGAAAAACTGCATCTATGAAAACTCTAGGTATAGCATCTCTTATGTCAAAAGCTGGCTTATTTTTGCCTGCTAATAACACCCCAAGGATTCCGTGGTTTGATCTTGTTCTAGCAGATATTGGGGACCACCAG TCACTGGAACAAAATCTCTCAACATTTAGTGGGCACATATCACGCATTTGTACGATCTTGGAAGTGGCCTCAAAAGAATCACTTGTCCTTATTGACGAAATTTGTAGTGGAACTGATCCTTCTGAAGGGGTAGCGCTTTCAACCAGCATCTTACAATATCTTCGAGATCGTGTTAACTTAGCTGTTGTGACAACTCATTATGCCGATTTAAGTCTCCTAAAAGATAAGGATACTCGATTTCTGAATGCAGCCATGGAATTTTCTCTTGAAACCTTACAACCTACCTATCAGATCCTCTGGGGGAGCACTGGTGATTCAAATGCTTTAAGCATTGCTAAATCACTTGGTTTTGATAGTCATATGATTGAACGTGCACAAAAGTGGGTGGAGAAGTTAATGCCTGAAAAGCAGCAGCAGCGGAAAGGTTTGCTGTACCAATCTCTAATGGAGGAAAAAAACAGATTGGAAGCTCAGGCCACTAAAGCTGCATCTCTTCATTCAGAAATAATGAGGCTCTACCATGAG ATTCAGCATGAGGCAGAGGATCTTGACAGGCGTGTGATAGCACTCTTGAAAAAAGAAACCAAACAAGTCCAACAGGAGCTAAAGGCCACAAAGTCTCAAATAGAAATTGTAGTTCGTGACTTTGAAAATCTCCTTAGAAAAGCCACTCCAGATCAGTTTAATTCTCTGATTAAGAAGTCAGAATCAGCAATTGCATCCATTGTTGAAGCTCATTGTCCATCTGATGGTCTCCATGTTAATGAAGTAGATGTTAGTTCATACACTCCACAATACGGAGAGCAAGTCTATGTGAAGCGACTGGGAAGTAAGATAGCTACTGTAGTTGAAGCACCAGGAAATGATGAGACAATCTTAGTCCAATATGGTAAAATCAGAGTTCGTGTGAAGAAAAGTGATATTAGAGCCATTCAAGGTAATGAAAGGAGTGATGCAACAAATGTGGTCCCACGATTAAAGCGGCAG GGTCAGCAGATTCATCCTGAGGTCAACCAGAATGAGGAGGTTTCCTATGGCCCTAAGGTACAGACATCAAAGAATACTGTGGATCTACGTGGTATGCGAGTGGAAGAAGCTGCTTTCCACCTCGAAATGGCATTATCTGCAAGGGAGCCAGGTTCGGTTATCTTTGTTGTACATGGTATGGGCACCGGTGCTTTGAAGCAGCGTGCACTGGAGATATTAGGAAAGCATCCACGCGTGGCCAAGTATGAACCTGAAAGTCCAATGAATTTTGGTTGTACAGTTGCttatataaattaa